From a single Sinomonas atrocyanea genomic region:
- a CDS encoding universal stress protein gives MTGPIVVGVDGSETAERAAARAKQLAVALGARLHIVSAFDTDRTEVLGSGSDTWIVSDADTTVAIAKQTASALEAPGLTVTYSAARGKPAEAIVAEAERLDAQMIVVGNRGMQGLGRLLGSVANKVAHSAPCDVYIVKTVGSQP, from the coding sequence ATGACTGGACCCATCGTGGTCGGCGTCGACGGAAGCGAGACCGCCGAGCGCGCGGCCGCCCGGGCCAAGCAGCTCGCCGTGGCACTGGGGGCGCGCCTGCACATCGTCTCCGCGTTCGACACCGACCGCACCGAGGTCCTCGGCAGCGGCAGCGACACGTGGATCGTCTCGGACGCCGACACGACCGTCGCGATCGCGAAGCAGACGGCCAGTGCGCTCGAGGCACCGGGCCTGACGGTGACCTACTCCGCCGCCCGCGGCAAGCCGGCCGAGGCGATCGTCGCCGAGGCGGAGCGGCTCGATGCGCAGATGATCGTGGTCGGCAACCGGGGGATGCAGGGCCTCGGGAGGCTGCTGGGCAGCGTCGCGAACAAGGTGGCGCACTCCGCCCCGTGCGACGTCTACATCGTCAAGACGGTGGGCTCCCAGCCCTGA
- a CDS encoding dihydrofolate reductase family protein: MGRLLYMNLASLDGYIADRNGTFDWAEPDEDVHAAVNDILRPVGTYLYGRRVYEVMRAWADPVIDAGPAGVVRDFAQIWRAAQKIVYSRTLPEVTTARTRLERSFDPAAVRALKEHTDLEVGGAGLAAEAFGARLVDDVRLFIAPVAVGGGTPALPEARLDLDLVDERRIGRFVYVHYTVRT, encoded by the coding sequence ATGGGCCGGCTCCTCTACATGAACCTCGCGTCCCTCGACGGCTACATCGCCGACCGCAACGGCACCTTCGACTGGGCGGAGCCGGACGAGGACGTCCACGCGGCAGTGAATGACATCCTCCGGCCCGTCGGCACGTACCTGTACGGCCGGCGGGTCTACGAGGTGATGCGCGCCTGGGCGGACCCGGTCATCGATGCCGGCCCCGCCGGCGTCGTCCGCGACTTCGCGCAGATCTGGCGCGCAGCGCAGAAGATCGTCTACTCGCGTACGCTGCCGGAGGTCACGACGGCGCGCACCCGCCTCGAGCGCAGCTTCGACCCGGCCGCGGTCCGGGCGCTGAAGGAGCATACGGACCTCGAGGTCGGCGGCGCGGGGCTGGCCGCGGAGGCGTTCGGGGCGCGGCTCGTGGACGACGTGCGGCTGTTCATCGCCCCCGTCGCGGTGGGCGGCGGGACCCCCGCACTGCCCGAGGCGAGGCTGGATCTGGACCTCGTCGACGAGCGCCGGATCGGCCGCTTCGTGTACGTGCACTACACCGTCCGCACCTAG
- a CDS encoding 5-methylcytosine restriction system specificity protein McrC: protein MSPAGPSGPERTTAAADGSVVVAGGVRIPVRNVWLLLLYASEFYESGPEAFDGIEEYPEKLPELLAELLVASAEDRLRRPLTPSFAKTSRDLARVRGGIDTLRTESHQLLSRGLVACRFEELTVDTPRNRLIRTALASIARLCGDEELVRRCQAQSQRLAQLGVGVVDPRSGQRDQSASVAARLTRNDQQDRSVLLAARLALQLSLPFGRTNPGHGRGTLDERQFRHLFERAVGGFYAVHGRSRGWSVQRGRKVGWKASGATLGMAAVLPHMVTDVWIDAPASGRRLIVDTRFAAAIRPGRFARETLDSGHLYQLYTSVREQESSADPASLAAGGLLLYPSAGSPLAESFVSSGHRLGAATVDLSVASVCVREQLIAAVTPYLSATPEA, encoded by the coding sequence GTGAGCCCTGCGGGCCCCTCCGGTCCGGAGCGCACGACGGCGGCTGCCGACGGTTCCGTCGTCGTCGCCGGCGGGGTGCGCATCCCCGTCCGCAACGTCTGGCTCCTGCTGCTGTACGCCTCGGAGTTCTACGAGTCCGGGCCCGAGGCGTTCGACGGGATCGAGGAGTACCCCGAGAAGCTTCCCGAGCTGCTCGCCGAGCTGCTCGTCGCGAGCGCCGAGGACCGGCTGCGGAGGCCGCTCACGCCCTCGTTCGCCAAGACCTCGCGCGACCTCGCCCGGGTGCGCGGCGGGATCGACACCCTCCGCACCGAGTCCCACCAGCTGCTCTCGCGCGGGCTCGTGGCCTGCCGGTTCGAGGAGCTCACCGTGGACACCCCCCGCAACCGGCTCATCCGCACGGCGCTGGCCTCGATCGCGCGCCTGTGCGGCGACGAGGAGCTCGTGCGCCGGTGCCAGGCCCAGTCGCAGCGCCTCGCCCAGCTCGGGGTCGGCGTCGTCGACCCCCGATCGGGCCAGCGCGACCAGTCCGCGTCGGTGGCGGCGCGGCTCACCCGCAACGACCAGCAGGACCGCTCGGTGCTGCTCGCGGCCCGACTGGCCCTCCAGCTCTCGCTGCCGTTCGGGCGCACCAACCCCGGCCACGGCCGCGGCACCCTCGACGAGCGGCAGTTCCGCCACCTGTTCGAGCGCGCCGTGGGCGGCTTCTACGCCGTGCACGGACGCTCCCGCGGGTGGTCCGTCCAGCGCGGGCGCAAGGTCGGGTGGAAGGCCAGCGGGGCGACCCTGGGCATGGCCGCCGTCCTGCCGCACATGGTCACCGACGTGTGGATCGACGCCCCTGCATCGGGGCGCCGCCTCATCGTCGACACGCGGTTCGCCGCCGCGATCCGGCCCGGGCGCTTCGCCCGCGAGACCCTCGATTCGGGGCACCTCTACCAGCTCTACACCTCTGTGCGGGAGCAGGAGTCCTCCGCCGACCCGGCGTCCCTGGCCGCCGGGGGCCTGCTCCTGTACCCCTCCGCCGGCAGCCCGCTCGCGGAGTCCTTCGTCTCCTCGGGGCACCGTCTCGGCGCGGCCACCGTGGATCTCTCCGTCGCCTCCGTGTGCGTGCGGGAGCAGCTCATCGCGGCCGTGACGCCCTACCTCTCGGCGACGCCAGAGGCTTGA
- a CDS encoding ABC transporter permease codes for MGTFLTLYRQRLRRDRWQLAGWVIGTGAMAAFAAAAVAKTYGDVAEQSSILKVALATPEILIFRGLARGPGLGAFTFFEIYTFLAMLTGWMSTFMAVRHSRAEEEAGRSELVSATPAGRMLPLAATVLHGVVANVLAGALIALAFIAGNLDPAGSVLTGAAAGAVGIAFLGIGLLAGEFMSTSRGANAVSASLVLVAYLLRGFGDAAGTPGADGMSMTAGWPSWISPIGWGQQTFAFTGDRWWPLVLPLALGAMCTVATALVMDRRDVGASLLAGRSGRADARGALRGSFALAARLQMGSIIGWCTGGLVTGLLTGGLGSAVASITSANADTTAALRKMLAAEGASTSQLLVSVFFLLAGVLAAACALQAVVRARQEEASGTGGWLVSQPLGRVRWFTDYLALGAFTLVAVLLLTALGAWASLVASGDTSSTVGEVWMTAIDQIPAALIFLSVPALVFVLWPPATIPAGWTLLGAAVLLGVFGGLIGVDRSLQDLSPFSHTPVPGPGGTDWTGGFWMLGIAVAAAAAALALMRRREVGSA; via the coding sequence ATGGGCACCTTCCTCACGCTCTACCGGCAGCGGCTCCGCCGGGACCGCTGGCAGCTGGCGGGCTGGGTCATCGGCACGGGTGCGATGGCGGCGTTCGCGGCAGCCGCCGTCGCCAAGACGTACGGCGACGTCGCCGAGCAGTCCAGCATCCTCAAGGTCGCGCTCGCGACGCCGGAGATCCTCATCTTCCGCGGCCTGGCCCGCGGGCCAGGGCTCGGCGCGTTCACCTTCTTCGAGATCTACACCTTCCTCGCGATGCTCACCGGGTGGATGAGCACGTTCATGGCGGTCCGGCACTCCCGGGCCGAGGAGGAGGCCGGGCGCTCCGAGCTGGTCTCCGCGACCCCAGCCGGGCGCATGCTCCCGCTCGCCGCGACCGTCCTGCACGGCGTGGTCGCGAACGTCCTCGCCGGGGCCCTCATCGCCCTGGCGTTCATCGCCGGGAATCTCGACCCCGCCGGATCAGTCCTCACCGGCGCCGCCGCCGGCGCCGTGGGCATCGCCTTCCTCGGCATCGGCCTGCTCGCGGGTGAGTTCATGAGCACCTCCCGCGGCGCGAACGCGGTCTCGGCCTCGCTCGTGCTCGTGGCCTACCTGCTGCGCGGCTTCGGCGACGCCGCCGGTACCCCGGGTGCGGACGGCATGTCGATGACAGCGGGGTGGCCGAGCTGGATCTCGCCGATCGGCTGGGGCCAGCAGACCTTCGCCTTCACCGGCGACCGCTGGTGGCCGCTCGTGCTGCCGCTCGCCCTCGGGGCCATGTGCACCGTGGCCACCGCGCTGGTCATGGACCGCCGCGACGTCGGCGCCTCGCTCCTCGCCGGGCGCAGCGGCCGCGCCGACGCGCGCGGCGCCCTGCGCGGCTCGTTCGCCCTCGCCGCGCGGCTCCAGATGGGGTCCATCATCGGCTGGTGCACCGGCGGGCTCGTGACCGGGCTGCTCACCGGCGGCCTCGGATCGGCGGTCGCCTCGATCACGAGCGCGAACGCCGACACCACCGCGGCGCTGCGGAAGATGCTCGCGGCCGAGGGCGCCTCGACCTCCCAGCTCCTCGTCTCGGTCTTCTTCCTCCTCGCCGGGGTCCTCGCCGCGGCGTGCGCCCTCCAGGCCGTGGTCCGGGCCCGCCAGGAGGAGGCCTCGGGCACGGGGGGCTGGCTCGTGTCGCAGCCGCTCGGCCGCGTCCGGTGGTTCACCGACTACCTCGCCCTCGGCGCGTTCACCCTCGTCGCCGTGCTGCTCCTGACGGCCCTCGGCGCGTGGGCCTCCCTCGTCGCCTCGGGGGACACCTCCTCGACGGTGGGCGAGGTGTGGATGACCGCCATCGACCAGATCCCCGCCGCGCTGATCTTCCTCTCCGTGCCGGCCCTCGTGTTCGTGCTGTGGCCGCCGGCGACCATCCCTGCCGGGTGGACCCTCCTGGGGGCGGCCGTGCTGCTGGGCGTGTTCGGCGGCCTCATCGGGGTCGACAGGTCCCTCCAGGACCTCTCGCCGTTCTCGCACACTCCGGTCCCGGGCCCGGGAGGGACCGACTGGACCGGCGGGTTCTGGATGCTCGGCATCGCGGTGGCCGCCGCAGCCGCGGCGCTCGCCCTCATGCGGCGGCGCGAGGTCGGCTCGGCATGA
- a CDS encoding GbsR/MarR family transcriptional regulator, with the protein MSADPEQPRLADAAEASAAVMAAAGFPKMPARALLALVASDEGALTAAELAHALGVSAAAVSGAVRYLQTVGFVHRVSQPGSRRDRYALPEDPWYVATLRQNPVYERLAGLSAALADELPDGPARARAQETADFYRFLTRRIPGLLDEWEAERRG; encoded by the coding sequence ATGAGCGCGGATCCGGAGCAGCCCCGCCTCGCCGACGCGGCCGAGGCCTCCGCGGCGGTCATGGCCGCCGCCGGCTTCCCCAAGATGCCCGCGCGGGCCCTCCTGGCCCTCGTGGCCTCGGACGAGGGCGCGCTGACCGCCGCCGAACTCGCCCACGCACTCGGGGTGAGCGCGGCCGCGGTCTCCGGCGCCGTCCGCTACCTGCAGACGGTCGGGTTCGTCCACCGGGTCTCGCAGCCGGGCAGCCGCCGCGACCGCTACGCCCTCCCGGAGGACCCGTGGTACGTGGCCACGCTGCGGCAGAACCCCGTGTACGAGCGGCTCGCGGGGCTCTCGGCCGCCCTCGCGGACGAGCTCCCCGACGGCCCGGCACGGGCCCGGGCCCAGGAGACGGCGGACTTCTACCGCTTCCTGACACGCCGGATCCCGGGGCTCCTCGACGAGTGGGAGGCCGAACGGCGGGGGTAG
- a CDS encoding ABC transporter ATP-binding protein — protein MDTVISTAELHKHFGRVHALDGLTLQVARGEIHGFLGPNGAGKSTTLRILLGLARATSGTATVLGGDPWTDAVELHRRIASIPGDVSIWPNLSGGEAIDLISRLRGGTADPARYRARKKELCETFDFDPTKKGRAYSKGNRQKVALIAALATDAELYLFDEPTSGLDPLMEAVFTREVRVLAQSGATVLLSSHILSEVERLADRVSIIRAGRIVDGGTLDSLRHLTRTEISFSAGSPGTASHIDTAALGLRPEVHDLTVADGRVKFGADSDQVAGVLPVLGSLGVQGLLIAPASLEELFLRHYGDTVARQENGEHDAGRPPRRHRSATGAGA, from the coding sequence ATGGACACCGTCATCTCCACCGCCGAGCTCCACAAGCACTTCGGCCGCGTGCACGCCCTCGACGGCCTCACCCTCCAGGTGGCCCGGGGAGAGATCCACGGCTTCCTCGGGCCCAACGGCGCCGGGAAGTCGACCACGCTGCGCATCCTCCTCGGGCTCGCGCGGGCCACCTCGGGCACGGCCACGGTCCTCGGCGGGGACCCGTGGACGGACGCCGTCGAGCTGCACCGCCGCATCGCGAGCATCCCGGGCGACGTGAGCATCTGGCCCAACCTCTCCGGCGGCGAGGCGATCGACCTCATCTCCCGGCTGCGCGGCGGCACCGCGGATCCTGCGCGGTACCGGGCGCGCAAGAAGGAGCTGTGCGAGACCTTCGACTTCGACCCCACCAAGAAGGGCCGAGCCTACTCGAAGGGGAACCGCCAGAAGGTGGCCCTCATCGCGGCGCTCGCGACCGACGCGGAGCTGTACCTCTTCGACGAGCCCACGAGCGGCCTCGACCCCCTCATGGAGGCGGTGTTCACCCGCGAGGTCCGCGTGCTCGCCCAGAGCGGGGCCACGGTGCTCCTCTCGAGCCACATCCTCTCGGAGGTCGAGCGGCTCGCCGACCGGGTGAGCATCATCCGCGCCGGGAGGATCGTCGACGGCGGCACCCTCGACTCGCTCCGGCACCTCACCCGCACCGAGATCTCGTTCTCCGCCGGATCCCCGGGCACAGCCAGCCACATCGACACCGCGGCGCTCGGGCTGCGGCCCGAGGTCCACGACCTCACGGTCGCGGACGGCCGGGTCAAGTTCGGCGCCGACTCCGACCAGGTCGCCGGGGTCCTGCCCGTGCTGGGCAGCCTGGGCGTCCAGGGCCTCCTCATCGCGCCGGCCTCGCTCGAGGAGCTCTTCCTGCGGCACTACGGCGACACGGTCGCCCGGCAGGAGAACGGGGAGCACGACGCCGGCCGCCCGCCGCGGCGCCACCGCTCGGCCACCGGCGCGGGAGCCTGA
- a CDS encoding McrB family protein, with product MDSKAGQSMVEAGVPEGQYWFVGSSGAGRESQDQAERFISQGIWENGFEDRYLDTVKSMKVGDRIALKSTYVRRTGLPFEARGHAVPVLAIRAVGVITANPGDGRKIGVDWTPAERPREWYLYTGRHTIWKVTPGHWMREALLRFTFLGEPQDTDRFRNDPAWAKRFGDVDPTPEQRFEWTAFYEAMATALLGFRRRRGELLAHLREMQERHEELGFLMDRDWRDNPVPLKDICPFTVMGTFNRGASPAKRTEIAADWAAFLGVSAPAPTGFDGIPLLNNQNSWFFPPAGTRQKDDIDSLWDVFEAALAAADSSEDHERFRLAAAYDRARDIYRVGTKLTMGLFWVRPWNYLPLDGRSRQYLKTELMLDQDFFTADGAAYVTLLDTLASKFEDPQFAVHSFPELSWTAYLERYGHGAHADSGSAGEAPEPEDDPTPMSPQASYTVRDIVADGCFIDESDLNGYLARWRSKKNLILQGPPGTGKTWLARRLAYALIGTRDNKSALRATQFHPNSSYEDFVRGWRPGSDGKLTLVDGPFLEMVERANANPDVPHVMLIEEINRGNPVQVFGELLTLIEAGKRSPRESLQLAYPRSGTESVHVPSNLYIIGTMNLADRSLAIMDLAFRRRFAFVSLEPSVNDAWQAWMSARHGVDPQELELVRFRFEALNDRIADDPALGSEFRLGHSFVTPPAEERVASFADWFRGVVDTEIVPTLEEYWFDDAAKAESASAALLEGLT from the coding sequence ATGGATTCGAAGGCAGGGCAGTCAATGGTGGAAGCGGGCGTTCCCGAGGGTCAGTACTGGTTCGTCGGGTCCTCCGGCGCCGGCCGGGAGTCCCAGGACCAGGCCGAGCGGTTCATCTCCCAGGGCATCTGGGAGAACGGCTTCGAGGACCGCTACCTGGACACGGTGAAGTCGATGAAGGTCGGCGACAGGATCGCCCTCAAGTCCACCTACGTCCGCCGCACGGGCCTGCCCTTCGAGGCCCGCGGACACGCCGTCCCCGTCCTGGCCATCCGGGCCGTGGGCGTCATCACCGCCAACCCGGGCGACGGCCGCAAGATCGGCGTCGACTGGACCCCCGCCGAGCGCCCGCGCGAGTGGTACCTCTACACCGGCCGGCACACCATCTGGAAGGTCACGCCCGGACACTGGATGCGCGAGGCCCTCCTGCGCTTCACCTTCCTCGGCGAGCCCCAGGACACCGACCGCTTCCGCAACGACCCCGCGTGGGCGAAGCGGTTCGGCGACGTCGACCCCACGCCCGAGCAGCGCTTCGAGTGGACCGCCTTCTACGAGGCGATGGCGACGGCGCTGCTCGGCTTCCGCCGCCGCCGCGGCGAGCTGCTGGCGCACCTGCGCGAGATGCAGGAGCGGCACGAGGAGCTGGGCTTCCTCATGGACCGCGACTGGCGGGACAACCCCGTGCCGCTGAAGGACATCTGCCCCTTCACCGTCATGGGCACGTTCAACCGCGGCGCGAGCCCGGCCAAGCGCACCGAGATCGCCGCGGACTGGGCCGCGTTCCTCGGGGTCAGCGCCCCTGCGCCGACGGGCTTCGACGGCATCCCGCTGCTGAACAACCAGAACTCGTGGTTCTTCCCGCCTGCGGGCACCCGCCAGAAGGACGACATCGACAGCCTCTGGGACGTCTTCGAGGCCGCCCTCGCCGCCGCCGACTCGAGCGAGGACCACGAGCGCTTCCGCCTCGCCGCGGCCTACGACAGGGCCCGGGACATCTACCGCGTGGGCACCAAGCTCACCATGGGCCTGTTCTGGGTGCGCCCCTGGAACTACCTCCCGCTCGACGGCCGCTCGCGCCAGTACCTCAAGACCGAGCTCATGCTCGACCAGGACTTCTTCACGGCCGACGGCGCCGCGTACGTGACCCTGCTGGACACCCTCGCCTCCAAGTTCGAGGACCCGCAGTTCGCGGTCCACTCCTTCCCCGAGCTGTCCTGGACCGCCTACCTCGAGCGCTACGGGCACGGCGCCCACGCAGACTCGGGAAGCGCCGGGGAGGCGCCGGAACCCGAGGACGACCCCACGCCCATGTCCCCGCAGGCCAGCTACACGGTGCGGGACATCGTGGCGGACGGCTGCTTCATCGACGAGTCCGACCTCAACGGGTACCTCGCCCGGTGGCGGTCCAAGAAGAACCTCATCCTGCAGGGCCCTCCCGGCACCGGCAAGACGTGGCTCGCCCGCCGCCTCGCCTACGCGCTCATCGGCACCCGGGACAACAAGTCCGCCCTGCGCGCCACCCAGTTCCACCCCAACTCGAGCTACGAGGACTTCGTGCGCGGGTGGCGTCCGGGCTCGGACGGGAAGCTGACCCTCGTGGACGGCCCGTTCCTCGAGATGGTCGAGCGGGCCAACGCCAACCCGGACGTGCCGCACGTGATGCTCATCGAGGAGATCAACCGCGGCAACCCCGTCCAGGTCTTCGGCGAGCTCCTGACCCTGATCGAGGCCGGCAAGCGCTCCCCGCGCGAGTCCCTCCAGCTCGCCTACCCCCGCTCGGGCACCGAGAGCGTGCACGTGCCGAGCAACCTGTACATCATCGGCACGATGAACCTCGCGGACCGGTCGCTGGCCATCATGGACCTCGCGTTCCGCCGCCGCTTCGCGTTCGTCTCGCTCGAGCCGAGCGTGAATGACGCGTGGCAGGCGTGGATGTCCGCCCGGCACGGCGTGGACCCCCAGGAACTCGAGCTCGTGCGCTTCCGCTTCGAGGCGCTCAACGACCGCATCGCCGACGACCCGGCGCTCGGCTCCGAGTTCCGCCTCGGGCACTCGTTCGTCACTCCCCCGGCGGAGGAGCGCGTGGCCTCCTTCGCGGACTGGTTCCGCGGCGTGGTCGACACCGAGATCGTGCCCACCCTCGAGGAGTACTGGTTCGACGACGCGGCCAAGGCCGAGTCGGCGTCGGCCGCCCTCCTCGAGGGCCTCACGTGA
- a CDS encoding iron chaperone, with product MGEVTDYLTGVEGPDGAALSHVYAIALDVSPEAGEGLSYGMPALLLHGKGYASALRAKDHLSVFPFSGRVLAALGDRLEGFDWSKGTLRFSAAHPVPDEVLRAIFTARRAEIESTVKPRGKGI from the coding sequence ATGGGCGAGGTCACGGACTATCTCACGGGCGTGGAGGGGCCGGACGGGGCGGCCCTCAGCCATGTGTACGCCATTGCCCTCGACGTCTCGCCCGAGGCCGGCGAGGGGCTCAGCTACGGCATGCCAGCCCTCCTCCTCCACGGCAAGGGGTACGCGAGCGCACTGAGGGCGAAGGACCACCTCTCGGTGTTCCCCTTCAGCGGCCGCGTGCTCGCCGCCCTGGGCGACCGCCTGGAGGGCTTCGACTGGTCCAAGGGGACGCTCCGCTTCTCGGCCGCACACCCGGTGCCGGACGAGGTCCTGCGCGCCATCTTCACCGCGCGGCGCGCCGAGATCGAGAGCACCGTGAAGCCCCGGGGGAAGGGCATTTAG
- a CDS encoding SDR family oxidoreductase yields MSRIAIIGGHGKVALLLAPLLVQRGDEVTSIVRNPEHVAEVEATGAKAVVADVESLDEKGLAEILGGHNAVVWSAGAGGGSPERTRAVDRDAAIRSMRAASTADVPRYIMVSYLGARPDHGVPESNPFFHYAEAKAAADEHLRGTSLDWTILGPSTLTSDPGTGRIELADPSDSRSVSREDVAAVAAAVLHEPRTVRQFVGFNQGETPIADALASL; encoded by the coding sequence ATGTCACGCATCGCCATCATCGGAGGCCACGGCAAGGTGGCCCTCCTCCTCGCACCCCTGCTCGTCCAGCGCGGGGACGAGGTCACCTCGATCGTCCGCAACCCCGAGCACGTGGCCGAGGTCGAGGCGACCGGGGCCAAGGCCGTCGTCGCGGACGTCGAGTCGCTCGATGAGAAGGGCCTGGCCGAGATCCTCGGCGGACACAACGCGGTCGTGTGGTCCGCCGGCGCCGGCGGGGGCAGCCCCGAGCGCACCCGCGCCGTGGACCGCGACGCCGCGATCCGCTCCATGCGCGCCGCCTCGACCGCGGACGTGCCGCGCTACATCATGGTCTCCTACCTCGGCGCCCGTCCCGACCACGGCGTCCCCGAGTCGAACCCGTTCTTCCACTACGCCGAGGCCAAGGCGGCGGCGGACGAGCACCTCCGCGGGACGTCGCTGGACTGGACTATCCTCGGCCCCTCGACGCTCACGTCCGACCCCGGCACCGGCAGGATCGAGCTCGCCGACCCCTCCGACTCGCGCAGCGTGAGCCGGGAAGACGTCGCCGCGGTCGCGGCAGCCGTGCTGCACGAGCCGCGCACAGTGCGCCAGTTCGTCGGGTTCAACCAGGGCGAGACTCCGATCGCGGACGCCCTCGCCTCGCTCTGA
- a CDS encoding amino acid transporter, producing the protein MTTLSRPPAEPRFGRETRAHSFRAWLLHDLQQPQAVHQGPHAIPQGHEKKHRWWQVMCLTGVDYFSSLGYAPAIAVVAAGVLSPLATVVLVIVTLFGALPVYRRVSVESHSGSGSIAMLERLLPRWGGKFFVLALLGFAATDFMITMTLSAADAAAHLIANPLVPGWLQDQNLVVTLVLLALLAAVFLRGFKEAIGVAVVLVGAYLILNAVLVVVTFGQALAHPVLVGNWWQALTTSHGSPILMVAVALLVFPKLALGMSGFETGVAVMPQIRGDASDTEENPAGRIRGTKRLLTTAAIIMSTFLITSSFTSVVLIPQKEFEPGGAADGRALALLAHEYMGVGFGSVYDISTIAILWFAGASAMAGLLNLVPRYLPRYGMAPQWTRATRPLVLVFTFVAFMVTLIFRASVEAQGGAYATGVLVLMTSAAIAVTLSARHRGQRKLTIGFGTIAAVFVYTTAANMIERPEGIQIAAIFIAAIIVISFISRARRSFELHATRIHFDEKAIEFIASAESGPIQIIAHEPLRLTSQAYRDKLASASEVSHLPLDENVIFLEVTVDDSSDFETELDVHGVMRHGYRVLEVHGPVVPNTIASVLLHIRDVTGLMPHIYFRWTEGNPVRNLLRFMFFGEGEIAPVTREVLRQAVPDVTQRPWVHVG; encoded by the coding sequence GTGACCACGTTGAGCCGCCCACCCGCCGAACCCCGATTCGGGCGGGAGACCAGGGCACACTCGTTCCGGGCCTGGCTGCTGCACGATCTGCAGCAGCCCCAGGCCGTCCACCAAGGACCCCACGCCATACCGCAGGGCCATGAGAAGAAGCACCGGTGGTGGCAGGTCATGTGCCTCACCGGCGTGGACTACTTCTCGTCCCTCGGCTACGCACCGGCCATCGCCGTGGTCGCGGCAGGGGTGCTGTCCCCGCTGGCCACGGTGGTGCTCGTGATCGTCACCCTCTTCGGCGCGCTCCCCGTCTACCGCAGGGTCTCGGTCGAGAGCCACAGCGGCTCCGGCTCCATCGCGATGCTCGAACGCCTCCTCCCCCGCTGGGGCGGGAAGTTCTTCGTGCTCGCGCTGCTGGGGTTCGCGGCGACGGACTTCATGATCACCATGACGCTCTCCGCCGCGGACGCCGCCGCCCACCTGATCGCGAACCCGCTCGTGCCCGGATGGCTGCAGGACCAGAACCTCGTGGTCACCCTCGTGCTCCTCGCGCTGCTCGCGGCCGTGTTCCTGCGCGGGTTCAAGGAGGCGATCGGCGTCGCCGTCGTCCTCGTCGGCGCCTACCTCATCCTCAACGCCGTCCTCGTGGTCGTCACCTTCGGCCAGGCGCTCGCCCACCCGGTCCTGGTGGGCAACTGGTGGCAGGCACTCACCACCTCGCACGGCAGCCCCATCCTCATGGTCGCCGTGGCGCTCCTGGTCTTCCCCAAGCTGGCCCTCGGCATGTCCGGCTTCGAGACCGGCGTGGCCGTCATGCCCCAGATCCGCGGCGACGCGAGCGACACCGAGGAGAACCCGGCCGGCCGCATCCGCGGCACGAAGCGGCTGCTCACCACCGCGGCGATCATCATGAGCACGTTCCTCATCACGAGCAGCTTCACGAGCGTGGTCCTCATCCCGCAGAAGGAGTTCGAGCCGGGCGGCGCGGCGGACGGGCGCGCCCTGGCGCTCCTGGCCCACGAGTACATGGGTGTGGGCTTCGGCAGCGTCTACGACATCAGCACGATCGCGATCCTCTGGTTCGCCGGCGCCTCCGCCATGGCGGGCCTGCTGAACCTCGTGCCCCGCTACCTCCCCCGCTACGGCATGGCGCCCCAGTGGACGCGCGCCACGCGGCCGCTCGTGCTGGTGTTCACGTTCGTCGCGTTCATGGTCACCCTCATCTTCCGGGCCAGCGTCGAGGCCCAGGGCGGCGCCTACGCCACGGGGGTCCTCGTCCTGATGACCTCCGCCGCCATCGCGGTGACGCTCTCCGCGCGGCACCGCGGGCAACGCAAGCTCACGATCGGGTTCGGGACGATCGCCGCCGTGTTCGTCTACACCACCGCGGCGAACATGATCGAGCGTCCCGAGGGCATCCAGATCGCCGCGATCTTCATCGCCGCCATCATCGTCATCTCCTTCATCTCGCGGGCCCGGCGCTCCTTCGAACTGCACGCCACGCGCATCCACTTCGACGAGAAGGCCATCGAGTTCATCGCCTCGGCGGAATCCGGGCCGATCCAGATCATCGCCCACGAGCCGCTCAGGCTCACGAGCCAGGCGTACCGGGACAAGCTCGCGTCCGCGAGCGAGGTCAGCCACCTGCCCCTCGACGAGAACGTCATCTTCCTCGAGGTCACGGTGGACGACTCCTCGGACTTCGAGACCGAGCTCGACGTCCACGGGGTGATGCGCCACGGCTACCGGGTCCTGGAGGTCCACGGGCCCGTGGTCCCCAACACCATCGCCTCGGTGCTGCTGCACATCCGCGACGTCACGGGCCTCATGCCGCACATCTACTTCCGCTGGACAGAGGGCAACCCGGTGCGCAACCTGCTGCGCTTCATGTTCTTCGGCGAGGGCGAGATCGCCCCGGTGACCCGGGAGGTCCTCCGCCAGGCCGTCCCGGACGTCACGCAGCGGCCCTGGGTCCACGTGGGCTGA